In a genomic window of candidate division WOR-3 bacterium:
- a CDS encoding PQQ-binding-like beta-propeller repeat protein, with protein sequence MKQRIFIISSLILLAVYWNCGNKAPNKPQKPDGPSSVIPGVPDTFSTVTTDPEGDNVKYQFGYKPEGGTESYTNWSDLVSSGTEYKTAITLTQPGKYYLRCQAKDQKGKISKWSDNYEVACGYGIQKWFFTCYDQQLEDYAEFNSTPAIDDQGNIYLGCSMGHIHALRPNGTELWRYPVDGEITSSIALAANGTIYACTREGKIYALYSNGTLKWQRNVGSEIVASPAIGQNNEVYVCTIDEGLFAIDANNNLKWVKDYIFGLSSVAVDRAHNLYVGSYEGFLFSLDSFGDMRWNEPFDAGDEIISSPAITPTGKICFGTQAVDSNFIILNPDGTVFKKVSLQGSISASPVIGSDGSIYIATEEGVLYRLNANGNVVWNIQTNGSFASSPAVVKYPQHSEDVIYFRVSWAMKGKKSSHKTFQDELDTLFYIKSDRTRLGTAVIPPIQYASAELISSPMVGSDGTIYIGGGYYEPDEPATPYGGVYAFSGRGVVANSCWPLFRQNRKNSGRIE encoded by the coding sequence ATGAAACAAAGAATTTTTATCATAAGTAGCCTAATTCTTTTGGCGGTCTATTGGAACTGTGGCAATAAGGCGCCAAATAAACCCCAAAAGCCTGACGGACCGTCTTCCGTAATTCCTGGAGTGCCAGATACTTTTTCAACAGTAACTACTGACCCAGAAGGTGATAATGTTAAGTATCAATTTGGCTATAAACCTGAAGGTGGCACAGAATCTTATACTAACTGGAGCGATTTAGTTTCCAGTGGTACTGAATATAAGACTGCAATTACCTTAACGCAACCTGGTAAATATTATTTAAGATGCCAAGCCAAAGACCAAAAAGGGAAAATTTCCAAATGGTCGGATAATTATGAAGTCGCTTGCGGTTATGGAATTCAAAAATGGTTTTTTACCTGCTATGACCAACAATTAGAAGACTATGCCGAGTTCAATAGCACTCCCGCAATTGATGACCAAGGTAATATTTATCTTGGATGCTCAATGGGACATATTCACGCATTAAGACCAAATGGCACTGAACTCTGGCGGTATCCGGTTGATGGTGAAATTACTTCCTCAATAGCCTTGGCAGCTAATGGCACTATTTATGCTTGCACTCGAGAAGGAAAGATTTATGCATTATATTCTAATGGCACTTTAAAATGGCAAAGAAATGTTGGTAGTGAAATTGTCGCAAGTCCAGCAATTGGACAGAATAATGAAGTTTATGTATGTACTATAGATGAAGGACTATTTGCTATTGATGCTAATAACAATTTGAAATGGGTAAAAGATTATATCTTCGGTTTATCCTCAGTGGCAGTTGACCGAGCCCATAATCTCTATGTCGGAAGTTATGAAGGTTTTCTTTTCTCACTTGATAGTTTTGGTGATATGCGCTGGAACGAACCTTTTGATGCTGGTGATGAAATAATCTCTTCGCCGGCAATTACTCCCACGGGTAAAATCTGTTTTGGCACACAAGCCGTAGATAGTAATTTTATTATATTGAATCCTGATGGTACTGTCTTCAAAAAAGTCAGTTTACAAGGCTCGATCTCGGCTTCTCCAGTAATTGGAAGTGATGGCTCAATTTATATTGCCACGGAAGAAGGTGTTTTGTATCGACTTAATGCTAATGGAAATGTTGTTTGGAACATTCAGACCAACGGAAGTTTTGCTTCAAGTCCAGCAGTTGTTAAATATCCGCAACATTCTGAGGATGTTATCTATTTCCGAGTCTCTTGGGCAATGAAGGGTAAAAAATCATCTCATAAAACCTTTCAAGATGAATTAGATACTCTGTTCTACATAAAGTCAGATCGAACAAGACTGGGCACAGCAGTTATTCCGCCTATTCAATATGCGAGTGCTGAACTTATTTCTTCACCCATGGTGGGTTCCGATGGCACAATTTATATTGGTGGTGGATATTATGAACCTGATGAACCCGCAACACCTTACGGCGGAGTCTATGCATTTTCTGGTCGAGGCGTAGTGGCAAATTCCTGTTGGCCATTATTTAGACAAAATAGAAAAAATTCTGGCAGGATTGAATAA
- a CDS encoding FAD-dependent thymidylate synthase → MKIRLAGYNVDLDHLKKLIGDRTFELTPETFSAAYARISRSPKPISELRKIARKEIAKAREQNRRVIFEMGHHSVAEHAVFNFDIMNISRLAVEYLESHRLMSYTEASQRYIRWHSQFIVPEEIKKTKFLKPFLKTIETQIQGYDVLSEKLKSFETKLTKPIEDARYVTSLAMTTQLGATMNARNLELVIRRCAASKINEVRMLGKKLFDCAVKIAPSILLFYQKTNYDSKTYDELKKSYQQIGKLSKAKSETNSICRLVDYTKDADEKLIAVLIHKTSNMSFPLAMRQTLSLNSNQKLEIVKTAFKYANFYDAALREFEHIYLTFELILSASCFAQLKRHRMATISTQDYDLNLGVTIPESIKLAKQLDLFNKIIEKTEKTYEKIHKELPHIAPYILTQAHRRRVLLTLNIRELYHIARLRMDQTAQWDIRELSRKMVEQAQKVMPISLAFCCAKDQYDTFYQKYFKESLCQEKQR, encoded by the coding sequence ATGAAGATTAGACTGGCTGGTTATAATGTTGATTTGGACCATCTTAAAAAGTTAATTGGCGACCGAACCTTTGAGTTAACCCCGGAAACTTTTAGTGCCGCATATGCTCGGATAAGCCGAAGCCCTAAGCCTATTTCTGAATTAAGAAAAATTGCTCGGAAAGAAATTGCTAAAGCCCGGGAACAGAATCGCCGGGTTATTTTTGAGATGGGACATCATTCAGTAGCTGAACATGCAGTATTTAATTTTGATATTATGAATATTTCTCGTTTAGCGGTAGAATATTTGGAATCTCACCGGTTAATGTCCTATACTGAAGCGTCGCAAAGATATATTCGTTGGCATTCACAATTTATCGTTCCTGAGGAAATAAAAAAGACTAAATTCTTAAAACCATTTCTTAAGACAATAGAAACTCAGATTCAAGGATATGATGTTTTGAGTGAAAAACTTAAATCATTTGAAACTAAACTGACAAAGCCAATTGAGGATGCTCGTTATGTCACTTCATTAGCAATGACAACTCAGTTAGGTGCAACAATGAATGCGCGTAATTTGGAATTGGTTATTAGACGGTGTGCTGCTTCTAAGATTAATGAAGTGAGGATGTTAGGCAAAAAATTATTTGATTGTGCGGTTAAAATTGCGCCTTCAATTCTGCTTTTTTACCAAAAGACTAATTATGACAGCAAAACTTATGACGAACTGAAAAAGAGCTACCAGCAAATTGGAAAACTATCAAAGGCAAAATCGGAAACTAACTCAATTTGCCGGTTAGTTGACTACACAAAAGATGCTGATGAAAAATTGATTGCCGTATTGATTCATAAAACGAGCAATATGTCGTTTCCCTTAGCAATGAGACAAACATTAAGTCTTAACTCAAATCAAAAATTGGAGATTGTAAAAACCGCTTTTAAGTATGCAAATTTTTATGATGCGGCATTAAGAGAATTTGAGCATATTTATTTGACTTTTGAACTAATTTTATCTGCTTCCTGTTTTGCCCAACTCAAACGGCATCGGATGGCAACGATATCAACTCAAGATTACGATTTAAATTTAGGTGTTACGATACCCGAATCGATAAAATTGGCAAAACAACTTGACCTATTTAATAAAATTATTGAAAAGACCGAAAAGACTTATGAAAAAATTCATAAAGAATTGCCCCACATTGCGCCGTATATCTTAACTCAAGCCCATCGCCGACGAGTTTTGCTGACATTAAATATTCGAGAACTATATCATATTGCCCGCTTGCGTATGGACCAAACTGCCCAATGGGATATTAGAGAACTGTCAAGAAAAATGGTTGAACAAGCACAAAAAGTAATGCCGATTTCTTTAGCCTTTTGTTGTGCTAAAGACCAATATGATACATTTTATCAGAAATATTTTAAGGAGAGCCTATGTCAAGAAAAACAGCGATGA
- a CDS encoding SBBP repeat-containing protein — MKKQINMINYAHTRNKISTDNPKHPNWSVNNTTTKPMLTRHKFNILHILYIILLFGISLNILIPSFLYSQIDTAWVRRYSGITNDDDGAEALVVDDAGNVYITGYTYNSNQGFNYITIKYSANGVEQWAQTYNHTDNGNDRASAIAIDNLGNIYVTGISFSYATGYDCATIKYNSSGTIQWVQRYNGFGNGIDCGNAIMVDDLNNVYVVGYSDSLNNRDYLIIKYNPSGNIEWVRKYNGTANSADVAKAIAIDDSNYIYVTGRSEGIGTTADYVTIKYHPTGQMQWVQRYNGTGNNWDEPYAIAVDAQSNVYITGESEGVGTVGDILTIKYNAAGNQMWVQRYNADNSYDYGTDITVDSQGNVYVTGPSTVAGVYDYVTIKYNASGTQIWAQRYNGPANGEDKSTAIAIDNAGNLYVTGKSYGGGTSHDYATVKYNSNGVQQWVIRYNSPNNASDGAADLEVDNQGYVYVTGTSSGDCVTIKYVQTAGIEEKLLLPTKNLLTLNAIPNPFINQTTIQYSLPQKSNVLISIYDASGTLIKHLVKEQKEAGTYSANWDGTDNHNKRVRQGIYFYVLKTDDNKMQRKMLMLK, encoded by the coding sequence ATGAAAAAACAAATAAATATGATAAACTATGCTCATACCAGAAACAAAATCTCAACAGATAATCCTAAACACCCTAATTGGTCAGTAAATAACACAACAACTAAACCGATGCTAACTCGTCATAAGTTTAATATATTGCACATACTCTATATCATTTTGTTGTTTGGTATTTCCTTAAATATACTTATTCCCTCGTTTCTATATTCACAGATTGACACTGCTTGGGTAAGAAGATACAGCGGGATAACTAATGATGACGACGGTGCTGAAGCATTAGTCGTGGATGACGCTGGAAATGTTTATATCACGGGCTATACTTATAATTCCAATCAAGGGTTTAATTACATAACAATCAAATATTCTGCTAACGGTGTCGAACAGTGGGCACAAACTTATAACCACACTGATAATGGTAATGACCGAGCAAGCGCAATAGCAATTGATAATTTGGGCAATATTTATGTTACAGGCATAAGTTTTAGTTATGCAACTGGTTATGATTGTGCCACTATTAAATATAATTCATCAGGAACAATCCAATGGGTGCAAAGATATAATGGTTTTGGTAATGGTATAGATTGCGGCAATGCAATAATGGTTGATGATTTGAATAATGTATATGTTGTTGGTTATAGTGATAGTCTCAACAACCGAGACTATTTAATAATTAAATATAATCCTTCAGGTAACATTGAATGGGTTCGTAAATACAACGGGACAGCAAATAGCGCTGATGTTGCAAAAGCAATCGCAATTGATGATTCAAACTATATCTATGTGACTGGCCGAAGTGAAGGAATAGGCACGACCGCTGATTATGTCACAATTAAATATCATCCTACAGGACAAATGCAATGGGTTCAAAGATATAACGGCACAGGAAATAATTGGGATGAACCATATGCTATAGCAGTTGATGCTCAAAGCAATGTCTATATTACGGGCGAAAGCGAAGGTGTCGGAACTGTTGGCGATATCTTGACAATTAAATACAACGCCGCTGGTAATCAAATGTGGGTTCAAAGATATAATGCAGATAATAGTTATGATTATGGAACAGATATTACAGTAGATAGTCAAGGCAATGTTTATGTTACCGGTCCGAGCACGGTTGCAGGAGTATACGATTATGTCACCATCAAATATAATGCATCAGGCACACAAATTTGGGCACAACGATATAATGGACCAGCCAATGGAGAAGATAAGTCAACTGCGATCGCAATCGACAACGCAGGTAATCTCTATGTCACGGGTAAAAGTTATGGTGGAGGCACATCGCACGATTATGCCACAGTTAAATATAACTCTAATGGAGTTCAACAATGGGTAATAAGATATAATAGTCCGAATAACGCCAGTGACGGTGCTGCTGATTTAGAAGTAGATAACCAAGGTTATGTCTATGTGACTGGCACAAGCAGTGGTGACTGTGTAACAATTAAATATGTCCAAACTGCCGGTATAGAAGAAAAACTGCTCTTGCCTACAAAAAATCTCCTCACGCTAAATGCAATTCCTAATCCCTTCATAAACCAAACAACAATACAATACTCCCTACCACAAAAAAGCAATGTCTTAATTTCTATTTACGATGCTTCCGGAACATTGATTAAACATTTAGTTAAAGAACAAAAAGAAGCAGGTACATATAGTGCAAACTGGGATGGCACTGATAATCATAATAAAAGAGTTCGACAAGGCATCTATTTCTATGTTCTGAAAACCGATGACAATAAGATGCAAAGAAAGATGCTGATGCTGAAATGA